A single region of the Flavobacteriales bacterium genome encodes:
- the dnaX gene encoding DNA polymerase III subunit gamma/tau: MENFVVSARKYRPTTFDTVVGQEHVTKTLINEIKNNQLAQAFLFNGPRGVGKTTCARILAKEINKESITDESYDFSYNIFELDAASNNSVEDIRMLNEQVRIPPQIGKYKVYIIDEVHMLSAAAFNAFLKTLEEPPHYAIFILATTERHKILPTILSRCQVFTFSRITVGDIVNHLKKIGQAEGIEMEEEALHIIGQKADGALRDALSIFDQMISISGDKKLRYADVVKHLNVLDYDYYFKITDAFQNQDISTALLAFDEILNHGFDGQIFLNGLANHFRDLMVGRTSETLVLLDVPPHVHQKYIDSAKNMSQGFLVNAINIANQFDLNYKQSRNQRLHIELALIKMCYLPSLEKLGEKKNDLNFEQNNTEKPVASAVSSVAGKVVVPTSASTQNVEKPSGNEFEKKAEAIKKVQQDSEKVAKIGSLDDLLSSNIEVVSEPKKEVVAEESGVYQQNNTVSQDALDDCITKFAEASESGIIQSMFKLVKPTIVGNTIEIKLIKQHRVQLEEVRTDFVQFLKRELQNDNLQLEIEEVKKKAEGTKAYTAQEKFEEMAKKNPSLKLLKEKLNLTIH, translated from the coding sequence ATGGAAAATTTTGTTGTATCGGCACGTAAATATCGGCCAACCACCTTTGATACGGTGGTGGGGCAGGAGCACGTTACCAAAACGCTGATAAACGAAATTAAAAATAACCAACTGGCTCAGGCTTTTTTATTCAACGGTCCTCGCGGGGTAGGCAAAACCACTTGTGCCCGTATTTTGGCCAAAGAAATAAACAAAGAAAGCATAACCGACGAATCTTATGATTTTTCGTACAACATTTTTGAACTGGATGCTGCTTCGAACAACAGCGTGGAAGACATCAGAATGTTGAACGAGCAGGTGCGAATTCCGCCCCAGATTGGAAAGTACAAAGTGTATATCATAGACGAGGTACACATGCTTTCGGCAGCCGCTTTCAATGCGTTTCTAAAAACGCTGGAAGAACCTCCGCACTATGCCATTTTTATTTTGGCCACCACCGAGCGGCACAAAATTTTGCCAACCATTTTGTCTCGTTGTCAGGTTTTTACGTTCAGCCGCATAACCGTGGGCGATATTGTAAACCACTTGAAAAAAATTGGTCAGGCCGAGGGCATTGAAATGGAAGAAGAGGCATTGCACATTATTGGTCAAAAGGCCGACGGTGCCTTGCGGGATGCTCTTTCTATCTTCGACCAAATGATTAGCATATCGGGTGATAAAAAGCTGCGATATGCCGATGTGGTGAAGCACTTAAACGTGTTGGACTACGACTATTATTTTAAAATAACCGATGCCTTTCAAAATCAAGATATTTCTACTGCCTTATTGGCCTTCGACGAAATTTTAAATCATGGTTTTGATGGCCAAATATTTCTAAATGGGCTGGCAAATCATTTCAGAGATTTGATGGTGGGTAGAACCAGCGAAACACTCGTTTTGCTCGATGTTCCGCCACATGTGCACCAAAAATATATTGATTCGGCAAAAAATATGAGTCAGGGTTTTTTGGTAAATGCCATAAACATTGCCAATCAATTTGATTTAAACTACAAACAGAGTCGAAACCAGCGGCTGCATATCGAACTTGCCCTCATCAAAATGTGCTATTTGCCGAGTCTTGAAAAACTGGGCGAAAAAAAAAATGATTTAAACTTCGAGCAAAATAATACCGAAAAACCTGTGGCATCGGCTGTTTCTTCCGTTGCAGGTAAGGTTGTTGTTCCAACTTCAGCATCAACTCAGAATGTTGAAAAACCCTCCGGCAACGAATTTGAAAAAAAAGCGGAGGCTATAAAAAAAGTGCAGCAAGATTCTGAAAAGGTTGCCAAAATAGGCAGTTTGGATGATTTGCTGAGCAGCAATATCGAAGTGGTGAGCGAACCCAAAAAGGAGGTTGTTGCTGAAGAATCGGGTGTTTATCAGCAAAACAATACCGTTAGTCAGGATGCTTTGGATGATTGTATAACCAAATTTGCTGAGGCTTCAGAAAGCGGTATCATTCAGTCCATGTTTAAGTTGGTAAAACCAACTATTGTTGGGAATACGATTGAAATAAAACTAATAAAACAACACAGAGTGCAGTTGGAAGAGGTGCGAACCGATTTTGTTCAATTTCTAAAACGAGAATTACAGAACGACAACCTACAATTGGAAATTGAGGAGGTAAAGAAAAAAGCAGAAGGCACCAAAGCTTACACTGCTCAAGAAAAGTTTGAAGAAATGGCCAAGAAAAATCCTTCGTTAAAATTGCTCAAAGAAAAATTGAATCTAACCATTCATTGA
- a CDS encoding carboxypeptidase-like regulatory domain-containing protein, producing the protein MIFSPRKKEISISLPSPCHEKWEDMTKTEHGRYCGQCTKEVIDFTRFTDDEMVSFFFRNRENVCGQFRATQLNRPIIKETTYRMPYLNKTLAFLGILGAGIKAQGQDSNTKFESKQEVVQPSAVDKNIEPDSLPKTEKTITIRGTVVDSTTHEPLDYAIISVKETSYELFTDEYGNFIFKIPDSLANSHITIFVQYFNYTQSFIIRPEDFAKPILAITNFINTESQLNGAPIVAKRKWWKFWKPKY; encoded by the coding sequence ATGATATTCAGCCCAAGAAAAAAAGAAATAAGCATCAGCCTGCCAAGTCCTTGCCACGAAAAATGGGAGGACATGACAAAAACGGAGCATGGTAGATATTGTGGACAATGCACCAAAGAAGTGATTGATTTTACCCGATTTACCGATGATGAAATGGTGAGTTTCTTTTTCCGAAATAGGGAAAATGTGTGCGGGCAATTTAGAGCAACACAGCTTAATAGACCTATTATTAAAGAAACGACCTACAGAATGCCTTACCTCAACAAAACACTTGCTTTTTTAGGAATTTTAGGAGCCGGAATAAAAGCCCAGGGACAGGATTCTAACACAAAATTTGAATCGAAACAGGAAGTGGTTCAGCCTTCGGCAGTTGATAAAAACATAGAACCCGACAGCCTTCCTAAAACCGAGAAAACTATAACAATAAGAGGTACGGTGGTGGATTCTACAACCCATGAGCCATTGGATTACGCGATTATCTCCGTTAAAGAAACTTCTTATGAACTTTTTACGGATGAATATGGTAATTTTATTTTCAAAATTCCGGACTCATTAGCCAATTCGCACATTACTATTTTTGTCCAATACTTCAATTATACACAATCATTTATAATAAGGCCAGAAGATTTTGCAAAGCCAATTCTTGCAATTACAAATTTTATAAATACCGAAAGCCAATTAAATGGAGCCCCAATTGTTGCCAAACGCAAATGGTGGAAATTCTGGAAACCGAAATACTAA
- a CDS encoding UPF0175 family protein translates to MNGIINIEYPEFLANSLKLNTKDFTNEMKTSALVKLFELGKISSGMAAKVLGLSRVDFIELLVKYKVSAFGQSTFEDINSDIANA, encoded by the coding sequence ATGAACGGTATAATAAACATAGAGTATCCCGAATTTTTAGCCAATTCACTCAAATTAAACACAAAAGATTTTACCAATGAGATGAAGACAAGTGCATTGGTAAAATTGTTTGAATTAGGCAAAATATCTTCGGGTATGGCTGCTAAAGTTTTGGGTCTATCACGGGTAGATTTTATAGAACTTTTGGTCAAATACAAAGTTTCTGCATTTGGGCAATCGACCTTTGAAGATATAAATAGTGATATTGCCAATGCCTAA
- a CDS encoding gliding motility-associated C-terminal domain-containing protein → MACSQMILAQNDYYMTNGKVSDCKGNFFDSEKGTISGNYDHNENYIFTICVPGAQSITLTFSAFCTEDYEDYMIIFDGKDTFASKLSGKISGSNNPGSFTSSDSCLTIYFHSDVSVPCSGWEASWSTKVIPILPPKFIALSPVSCDDNVLRIKLDQKWNCDSLSAGNFTITGILNPSITNLTPINCDANNETDSFLLSLNPKLDRSGSYQIDFDAVKYDRCDSAWQLHSDTTFNITNCPIYVNLIADPDTVCQGTCTAITAEVTGGDSTKYNFAWSTGINGTFGPHTYCPSTSGWVYLTVSDGSSVPGTDSIWIEVVSPPVAQADTTVCESASAFLLTASPVAGNWLGKGITNTNSGRYDPQKAGAGIDTCVYQFAGCTDTVLVNITAFDAGFANASCPGASPFMVTGFSPAGGTWSGPNITSNGIFDPVDTGTYTVTYTWNGCTDTKTINVYPVNVQTYDTVCQSQDSLKLNFSPVGGYWNGLGFLDFQSGWFLPPRAGGGNKRLIYDANGCKDTAYVYVKPINARGNQIACPDAPPFNITQGLPTGGYWTGVGLTDTIKGTYDASFIYGLNKTFFNDTLYYHINGCVARKIVYVRQTVVPFDTLKFCIEAPNLFLDFNSTKRSPGGGVWSGNGVFGTYFFGPDTAGRGGSKIYYDANGCRDSLIMFVHPQSIIQNDTSICETDNSITLYAKEKGGSWAGKGTTKAGVFDPKIAKTGVHTIRYTSKNGCLDSSKITVLPRPTVKITGFNPIYCFKDSNFIIKTNAVGGVFSGTTFGDSLFNPHFSGTGNHKIKYQFGTATCYSADSVVVRVLDTLKHSFTFDDDSLCFGEIATLTAGGSRGSGKPINYTWSNSSSTDRTLFTRPTSSGWVSVTISDGCSDNVRDSVFIYVFPKIEVTAATSDTQCFGTVGWVEVNPILSDPYKLTWHTAPPQNTNRINAAVALNYAFTVQNLYTNCRLDSSIYIPSYPRIKAHFITSPAAGYCLNPFDPDLQIINYSVGATSGIWHFGDSTSAAYSTTSNLSHVYQVDTNRYTIWLYVQNNGGCRDSFSVEICVDDSVYLVIPNSFSPISSAGINDYFSVKTAGVVEFQVSIFNRWGEKIYHSTDPNFSWDGTYKGKPVSSGVYVYEINYKGKKTFHKSVSGTINVIR, encoded by the coding sequence ATGGCTTGCAGTCAAATGATTTTGGCTCAAAACGATTATTACATGACCAATGGAAAAGTCTCTGACTGCAAAGGCAATTTTTTTGACAGCGAAAAAGGAACCATTTCCGGAAATTATGATCACAACGAAAACTACATTTTCACTATATGTGTGCCGGGTGCACAGAGCATAACACTCACTTTTTCGGCATTTTGCACCGAAGATTACGAAGATTACATGATTATTTTTGACGGTAAAGATACCTTTGCCTCAAAACTGAGTGGCAAAATTAGTGGCAGCAACAACCCAGGTAGTTTTACCAGCAGTGATTCTTGCTTAACCATTTATTTTCATAGTGATGTGAGTGTGCCGTGCAGCGGTTGGGAGGCCAGTTGGTCAACCAAAGTTATACCCATTTTACCACCCAAATTCATTGCCCTATCACCGGTTTCTTGCGATGATAACGTATTAAGAATCAAACTTGACCAAAAATGGAATTGTGATTCGCTTTCGGCAGGCAACTTCACAATTACCGGAATTTTGAATCCAAGTATTACCAATTTAACCCCAATAAATTGCGATGCCAACAACGAAACTGATAGTTTTTTACTTTCGTTAAATCCTAAACTTGACCGAAGCGGAAGCTACCAAATTGATTTTGATGCAGTAAAATATGACCGATGCGATTCGGCATGGCAACTACATTCCGATACAACTTTCAACATTACCAACTGCCCCATTTATGTAAATCTAATAGCCGACCCCGATACGGTTTGTCAAGGCACTTGCACCGCAATAACTGCCGAAGTAACCGGGGGTGATTCCACAAAATACAATTTTGCATGGTCAACCGGTATAAACGGAACTTTTGGTCCGCACACCTATTGCCCCAGCACAAGCGGTTGGGTATATCTCACGGTTTCCGATGGCAGCTCCGTGCCAGGTACCGATTCCATTTGGATAGAAGTGGTTAGCCCACCCGTAGCACAGGCCGACACCACTGTTTGCGAATCGGCCTCAGCTTTTTTATTGACCGCAAGCCCTGTTGCTGGAAATTGGCTTGGAAAAGGTATTACAAACACCAATTCGGGACGATATGACCCCCAAAAAGCGGGAGCCGGAATAGATACCTGTGTGTATCAATTTGCGGGCTGCACCGATACCGTTTTGGTAAATATCACGGCATTTGATGCCGGATTTGCCAATGCTTCATGCCCGGGTGCAAGCCCATTTATGGTAACAGGCTTCAGTCCGGCGGGAGGTACGTGGAGTGGCCCGAACATTACGTCAAACGGTATTTTTGACCCCGTTGACACGGGAACCTACACCGTAACCTATACTTGGAATGGATGTACTGATACTAAAACGATTAATGTTTATCCTGTAAATGTGCAGACGTATGACACTGTTTGTCAATCGCAAGATTCGTTAAAATTAAATTTCTCTCCAGTGGGAGGATATTGGAACGGCTTGGGTTTCCTCGATTTTCAGTCGGGATGGTTTTTGCCGCCACGAGCCGGAGGAGGCAATAAACGATTGATTTATGATGCCAATGGTTGCAAAGACACCGCTTATGTTTACGTAAAACCCATTAACGCCCGAGGCAATCAAATAGCCTGCCCCGATGCTCCACCATTTAATATTACACAAGGCTTGCCCACCGGAGGCTATTGGACAGGCGTTGGTTTGACCGACACCATAAAAGGCACTTATGATGCCTCGTTTATTTACGGACTTAATAAAACCTTTTTTAACGATACGCTTTACTACCACATCAATGGTTGCGTGGCTCGAAAAATTGTTTATGTCAGACAAACCGTTGTGCCTTTCGACACACTAAAATTTTGCATAGAGGCTCCAAATCTTTTTCTCGACTTCAACTCCACCAAACGTAGCCCGGGCGGCGGTGTTTGGAGTGGGAATGGTGTTTTTGGCACGTATTTTTTTGGCCCCGACACAGCCGGAAGGGGGGGTAGCAAAATATATTACGATGCCAACGGATGCCGAGATAGCCTCATCATGTTCGTACACCCTCAGTCAATAATTCAAAACGACACTTCTATATGCGAAACCGACAATTCGATAACACTATATGCCAAAGAAAAAGGGGGAAGTTGGGCTGGAAAAGGTACAACAAAAGCCGGAGTTTTCGACCCTAAAATTGCCAAAACTGGGGTTCATACCATTCGTTATACATCAAAAAATGGCTGTTTAGATTCTAGTAAAATAACCGTTTTGCCCCGACCTACAGTAAAAATCACAGGATTCAACCCTATTTACTGTTTTAAAGATTCAAACTTTATCATAAAAACCAATGCTGTGGGAGGAGTTTTTAGTGGCACCACCTTTGGCGATAGCCTGTTTAACCCTCACTTTTCAGGAACCGGAAATCATAAAATTAAATATCAATTTGGCACTGCCACGTGCTATTCGGCAGATAGTGTGGTAGTAAGGGTATTGGATACATTAAAACACAGTTTCACTTTTGATGACGATTCGCTTTGTTTTGGCGAGATAGCCACTTTAACCGCCGGAGGTTCAAGAGGTTCTGGCAAACCAATCAACTATACGTGGTCGAATTCTTCATCGACAGACAGAACATTATTTACACGACCAACATCATCTGGTTGGGTTTCCGTAACCATTTCTGACGGTTGCTCTGACAACGTGCGAGACAGTGTTTTCATTTACGTTTTCCCGAAAATTGAAGTAACTGCCGCCACAAGTGACACCCAGTGTTTCGGCACCGTTGGTTGGGTAGAAGTAAATCCTATTTTAAGCGATCCCTACAAACTAACTTGGCACACCGCCCCGCCACAAAATACCAATAGAATTAACGCTGCCGTGGCTCTAAACTACGCATTTACAGTGCAAAATCTTTATACAAACTGTCGGTTAGACAGCAGCATTTACATCCCCTCCTATCCTCGCATAAAAGCCCATTTCATAACCAGTCCCGCGGCGGGATACTGTCTCAACCCGTTTGACCCCGACTTGCAAATAATCAACTATTCGGTGGGTGCCACCAGTGGCATTTGGCATTTTGGCGACAGCACCTCGGCGGCATACAGCACCACCAGCAATTTGAGCCACGTCTATCAGGTTGACACCAACCGATACACCATTTGGCTATACGTGCAAAACAATGGCGGTTGCCGCGATTCGTTTAGTGTCGAAATTTGCGTTGACGACTCTGTGTATTTGGTTATTCCTAACTCCTTTTCGCCCATCAGTTCTGCCGGAATAAATGATTATTTCAGCGTTAAAACGGCTGGTGTGGTGGAGTTTCAGGTGTCCATTTTTAACCGTTGGGGCGAAAAAATTTATCATTCAACCGACCCAAATTTCAGTTGGGATGGCACCTACAAAGGAAAACCCGTGAGCAGCGGTGTGTATGTTTATGAAATAAATTACAAAGGCAAAAAAACCTTTCATAAATCGGTGAGTGGTACAATCAATGTGATTCGTTGA
- a CDS encoding serine hydrolase translates to MKSVLKWVKRLAIFIGVLVVLIVGFILISGNDYMFFMLRHTIFKGRLGPSIDEFNIYQNRTVKASTQPVSWQMATNFGKLSLTEAEEKYLTDYETAAYLVVHNGKILFEKYWENYSDTSHTNSWSMAKSIVSHLIGCAIKEGLIKSVDDPIGNYLPEYRNEKVTIKNCLTMSTGFNFDESYINPFGYAARSLYGQNIEEVHKRYKVDHESGKYFDYQSANTQLLGFILNKVYGKTLSELANEKLWQPIGAEHDAFWSIYRENGPEKAFCCFNSNARDYAKFGLLYLNKGIVNGDTLIKSDYFEAATTPAKLEFQSGGDCRIYGYQWWCGNIDGGQLFYARGIQGQYIFVMPESNMVIVRLGRTEGPDNEVGHPNDVKKLIDIGRRMEKL, encoded by the coding sequence ATGAAATCAGTTTTAAAATGGGTTAAACGGTTGGCCATTTTCATTGGCGTTTTGGTTGTTTTGATTGTAGGATTTATTCTAATCTCTGGAAATGACTATATGTTTTTTATGCTCCGACACACTATTTTCAAAGGACGTTTAGGTCCATCAATCGATGAATTTAACATCTATCAAAATCGCACCGTAAAAGCATCTACCCAGCCCGTATCGTGGCAAATGGCAACAAATTTTGGAAAACTATCACTAACAGAAGCTGAGGAAAAATATCTTACAGACTATGAAACTGCAGCCTATTTGGTGGTGCACAACGGTAAAATCCTTTTTGAAAAATATTGGGAAAATTATTCTGACACATCGCACACCAACAGTTGGAGCATGGCTAAGAGCATCGTCAGCCACCTCATCGGCTGTGCCATAAAAGAAGGTTTGATTAAAAGTGTGGATGACCCCATTGGCAACTATCTTCCTGAATACAGAAATGAAAAAGTGACCATTAAAAACTGCCTGACCATGAGTACTGGATTTAATTTTGACGAAAGCTACATCAACCCTTTTGGTTATGCGGCTCGCAGCCTTTATGGCCAAAACATCGAAGAAGTACACAAACGCTATAAAGTTGACCACGAGTCGGGCAAATACTTTGATTACCAAAGTGCCAACACCCAACTTTTGGGCTTTATTTTAAACAAGGTTTATGGCAAAACACTTTCAGAACTTGCCAATGAAAAACTGTGGCAACCCATTGGTGCAGAGCATGATGCATTTTGGAGCATTTACAGAGAAAATGGCCCTGAAAAAGCCTTTTGCTGCTTTAATAGCAATGCCCGAGACTATGCAAAATTTGGATTACTATATTTAAACAAAGGCATTGTAAATGGTGACACACTGATAAAAAGCGACTATTTTGAGGCAGCTACAACTCCAGCAAAATTGGAGTTTCAGAGCGGTGGCGATTGCCGCATTTATGGCTATCAATGGTGGTGCGGAAACATAGATGGAGGGCAGCTTTTTTATGCCCGTGGCATTCAGGGTCAATACATTTTTGTAATGCCCGAAAGCAATATGGTTATAGTTAGGCTTGGCAGAACCGAAGGGCCTGACAACGAAGTTGGGCATCCGAACGATGTTAAAAAATTGATTGACATTGGGCGAAGAATGGAAAAACTTTAA
- a CDS encoding DUF3368 domain-containing protein yields the protein MPKIVSNTTPILSLLKLSKLDILKSLYSEIFIPNAVYQEIEAGKHKAYYQDLSKIEWINIVEIENKDAVKYFLDLDLGEAEAIILATELNADLVIIDEVLGRFHAKHASLTVTGTLGVLVKAKRQGIIKELKPLFHELKEKNIWLSEKLINHILKQENELQ from the coding sequence ATGCCTAAAATCGTTTCAAACACAACTCCCATTTTATCCCTGCTCAAACTTTCGAAACTTGATATTTTAAAATCATTGTATTCAGAGATATTTATTCCAAATGCTGTATATCAAGAAATTGAAGCTGGAAAACACAAAGCATATTATCAAGACTTATCAAAAATTGAATGGATTAATATTGTTGAAATTGAGAACAAAGATGCTGTTAAGTATTTTTTAGATTTAGATTTGGGCGAAGCAGAAGCAATAATTTTGGCAACTGAGTTAAACGCTGATTTGGTAATAATAGACGAAGTATTGGGTAGATTTCATGCCAAACACGCAAGTCTAACCGTTACAGGTACTCTTGGCGTATTGGTAAAGGCGAAACGACAAGGAATAATAAAGGAGTTGAAGCCATTGTTTCATGAACTGAAAGAGAAAAACATTTGGCTCAGTGAAAAGTTGATAAACCATATTCTAAAACAAGAGAATGAATTACAGTGA
- a CDS encoding alpha/beta hydrolase — MKKHIYILSGLGADHRAFQRIDFKEFNHTFIQWVAPNRDETLSQYAQRIAKQLTEENPIIIGLSFGGMVAVEIAKPIPTAQLILISSAKTKHEIPKFYRLLGKLKLHKLLPVTLLKKSNPMTNWFFGVKTIHDKQILADILYDTNPIFLKWAMNAVMIWQNEIIPPNVVHIHGSHDKILPIRCVNATEIIPGGGHLMVLSNHKNLNKVNTSMLNLFS, encoded by the coding sequence CTGAAAAAACACATTTACATACTCAGCGGTTTGGGAGCCGACCATCGAGCCTTTCAACGTATTGACTTTAAAGAATTTAATCATACGTTCATTCAATGGGTTGCTCCAAATAGAGATGAAACTTTATCCCAATATGCCCAACGCATCGCCAAACAACTAACCGAAGAAAATCCAATAATTATCGGACTTTCTTTTGGTGGAATGGTGGCTGTTGAAATAGCCAAACCTATCCCCACAGCTCAACTGATATTGATTTCGTCGGCCAAAACCAAGCATGAAATTCCGAAGTTCTATCGGCTTTTGGGTAAACTAAAATTGCATAAACTTTTACCTGTAACACTTCTTAAGAAATCAAACCCAATGACCAATTGGTTTTTTGGGGTAAAAACCATACACGACAAACAAATTTTGGCAGACATTCTGTACGACACCAACCCCATCTTTCTAAAATGGGCGATGAATGCCGTGATGATTTGGCAAAACGAAATCATTCCACCCAACGTTGTTCATATTCATGGCTCGCACGACAAAATTTTGCCTATTCGTTGCGTAAATGCCACCGAAATTATTCCTGGAGGAGGTCATTTGATGGTATTGAGTAATCATAAAAATTTAAACAAAGTCAATACTTCCATGCTAAATTTGTTTTCATGA
- a CDS encoding TonB-dependent receptor plug domain-containing protein gives MGQIRPTLPSKTLISTGQTAEVLSGTSFNNITIIDHSQIQLFNFQTLNDLLQYTLNNFSVYLGKDGYALNYAGTGQKNVKILLDGLPIFQTSIDRYDLSKIALLDVERVEILTGSNSVYNGSNAALATINIITKIRRNSFWDSKISVNTSSLGNLNGLGKIAHNTARTNTSLAFGQYFFSGVGGYDSNRVFQWKPQLKTTVQFSHIYKITNNLSAFAKIEHNDSRVQDRGYPIANTLRVYDTDQKVRQQIFHGGIKGKLSKYHTIDFSHSYTNFKSTNKNTIKILSTLQSAENSEKNAFDILHYDEFFSQMKISKNNLKNRFNYETGIEFSHQRDLERSVLHIIKTNITQLAFLGNTTLAIDTNLFLKTGFRLNTSSKFGTKPIGEIGLKYLMSEQAILLVNMAQGYRTPTFNEMFYTYLNPTLNILGNLELKSEIFNQINSTLRINSNEKLSFLTNFYWLTSRNGIQLASVNPELQLYQFVNSKHSKLIGQSFQFQYHDVNWFVEFAASNNGINQYPKELGNYYFNREFLAKSSYLIESLNFTFSAATKYSSPRSETRENALGELEDFNQAGFWLVDISIRQKLFGKNIFGLFGVKNLGNTLNVAGSYLNLDRISDSEINRKVPLSIDYGRRFWFSLVSEF, from the coding sequence ATGGGACAAATTAGGCCAACATTGCCGAGCAAAACCCTTATATCTACCGGACAAACTGCCGAAGTTTTATCCGGCACATCGTTTAACAATATAACCATAATCGACCACAGCCAGATACAACTATTTAATTTTCAAACTCTTAACGACCTTTTGCAATATACCCTCAACAATTTTTCGGTGTATTTGGGCAAGGATGGATATGCCTTAAACTATGCTGGAACAGGCCAAAAAAATGTCAAAATTTTATTGGATGGGTTACCCATCTTCCAAACTTCTATTGACCGATATGACTTATCAAAAATTGCACTGCTTGATGTGGAAAGAGTAGAAATATTGACCGGTTCCAACAGTGTTTACAATGGCTCAAATGCGGCTTTGGCCACAATCAACATTATCACAAAAATCAGAAGAAATAGTTTTTGGGATTCCAAAATTTCTGTAAACACAAGCAGTTTGGGCAACTTAAACGGACTTGGCAAAATTGCTCACAACACCGCCCGAACAAATACCAGCTTGGCTTTTGGTCAATACTTTTTTTCAGGTGTTGGTGGCTACGACAGCAATCGGGTTTTTCAATGGAAACCACAACTTAAAACCACGGTTCAGTTCAGCCACATCTACAAAATAACCAACAACCTGTCTGCCTTTGCAAAGATTGAACATAATGACTCGCGGGTTCAGGACAGAGGCTATCCCATTGCCAATACTCTGCGGGTGTATGACACCGACCAAAAAGTGCGACAACAAATATTTCATGGAGGCATCAAAGGCAAACTGAGTAAATATCATACCATCGATTTCAGCCATTCATATACCAATTTTAAATCGACCAATAAGAATACTATCAAAATTTTGAGTACGCTACAGAGTGCCGAAAATTCGGAGAAAAATGCTTTCGATATTTTGCATTACGATGAATTTTTCAGCCAGATGAAAATTTCAAAAAACAATCTGAAAAATCGGTTTAACTATGAAACCGGCATAGAATTTAGCCACCAACGCGACTTAGAACGCAGCGTATTACATATTATCAAAACCAACATAACCCAACTTGCTTTTTTAGGAAATACAACCCTAGCTATAGACACCAATCTATTTCTAAAAACTGGATTTAGACTGAACACCAGCAGCAAATTTGGAACAAAACCCATTGGCGAAATCGGCCTAAAATACCTGATGAGTGAGCAAGCCATTTTACTTGTCAATATGGCTCAAGGATACAGAACTCCAACCTTCAACGAAATGTTTTACACATACCTAAACCCAACGTTGAACATACTGGGAAACCTAGAATTGAAATCAGAAATTTTTAACCAAATTAACAGCACCTTGAGAATAAACTCAAATGAAAAACTTTCGTTTTTAACCAATTTTTACTGGTTGACGAGCCGCAACGGAATACAGCTTGCGAGCGTAAATCCTGAATTACAGCTATACCAATTTGTCAACTCAAAGCACTCCAAACTTATAGGACAGAGTTTTCAGTTTCAATACCACGATGTTAATTGGTTTGTTGAATTTGCTGCTTCCAACAACGGCATAAATCAATATCCAAAAGAATTGGGCAATTATTATTTCAACCGAGAATTTTTGGCAAAATCAAGCTATCTTATCGAATCATTGAACTTTACTTTTTCGGCAGCAACTAAATATTCAAGCCCCCGAAGTGAAACCCGAGAAAATGCCTTAGGTGAGCTTGAAGACTTCAATCAAGCCGGATTTTGGTTGGTAGATATTTCCATCAGACAAAAACTATTTGGTAAAAATATTTTTGGATTATTTGGCGTGAAAAATTTGGGAAACACGCTCAATGTGGCCGGATCCTATTTAAACCTCGACCGGATAAGCGACAGTGAAATTAACAGAAAAGTACCCCTATCCATTGACTATGGCCGCAGATTTTGGTTTTCTTTAGTGTCGGAATTTTGA